Proteins from a genomic interval of Chroococcidiopsis thermalis PCC 7203:
- a CDS encoding beta-ketoacyl-ACP synthase 3, with product MVQQSGVIITGSGSATPATVLNNQSFSQLVDTSDEWIRSRTGIGSRRLATTAESLSSIASAAGREAIAMAGITPAEIDLILLATSSADDLFGSACQVQARLGASNAVAFDLTAACSGFVFGMVTAAQYIRTGVYQNVLLIGADVLSRWVDWEDRRTCVLFGDGAGAVVMQADKRDRLLGFELKSDGTENHCLNLSYQGNPKQLMDGVEVTQGTYQPITMNGKEVYRFAVQRVPEVIDKALFRANLTVDNIDWLLLHQANQRILDAVADRLKIPARKVISNLAHYGNTSAASIPLALDEAVRQGQVQPNHIIAASGFGAGLTWGAAIFQWK from the coding sequence ATGGTACAACAATCAGGCGTAATTATTACAGGTAGCGGTTCTGCCACACCAGCAACCGTGTTGAATAACCAGAGTTTCAGTCAGCTGGTAGACACATCCGATGAGTGGATTAGGAGTCGCACGGGCATTGGTAGCAGGCGGCTAGCCACGACAGCGGAGTCTTTAAGCTCGATCGCCTCTGCTGCTGGACGAGAGGCGATCGCGATGGCAGGCATTACACCAGCCGAAATCGATCTGATTCTTTTAGCAACGTCCAGCGCCGACGATCTGTTTGGGAGTGCTTGTCAAGTCCAAGCACGGCTGGGCGCGAGTAATGCTGTAGCCTTCGATCTGACCGCAGCTTGTTCTGGATTTGTGTTTGGTATGGTTACTGCTGCCCAATACATCCGCACGGGAGTCTATCAGAACGTTTTGCTGATTGGGGCAGATGTGCTATCTCGTTGGGTAGATTGGGAAGATCGGCGTACCTGCGTCCTCTTTGGCGATGGTGCGGGAGCTGTCGTGATGCAAGCAGACAAACGCGATCGCTTACTCGGATTTGAACTCAAAAGCGACGGTACGGAAAACCACTGTCTCAACCTCAGCTATCAGGGCAACCCGAAACAACTCATGGATGGCGTGGAAGTGACTCAAGGAACTTATCAACCCATCACCATGAACGGTAAAGAAGTCTATCGTTTTGCCGTGCAGAGAGTTCCAGAAGTCATTGACAAAGCCCTGTTTCGTGCCAATCTCACTGTTGACAACATCGATTGGTTGCTCCTACATCAAGCTAACCAGCGCATTCTCGATGCTGTAGCCGATCGCTTGAAAATTCCCGCCCGTAAAGTTATTAGCAATCTCGCCCATTACGGCAACACCTCCGCCGCCTCCATTCCCCTGGCACTCGACGAAGCAGTCCGCCAAGGACAAGTGCAACCCAACCACATCATCGCCGCCTCTGGCTTTGGCGCAGGCTTGACCTGGGGAGCCGCCATTTTTCAATGGAAGTAG
- the fabD gene encoding ACP S-malonyltransferase, which produces MTKTAWVFPGQGSQATGMGMDLLEIDYAKDKFAQAEEILGWSVVEICQSEDDSLSRTLYTQPCMYVVESVLADLLRQQGRQPDLVAGHSLGEYAALYVAGVFDWSSGLRLIKRRAELMDSVSGGMMAALIGFDRTQLETQLQQMSDVVLANDNSPAQVVISGTPTAVQELIANIKTKRAMPLKVSGAFHSPFMAAAASEFQQVLETVTFNTATIPVLSNVEPVPTVDAAILKDRLTRQMTGGVRWRETVQRFVEAGVQQVVEIGPGNVLTGLIKRTSPDLGLENISGKS; this is translated from the coding sequence ATGACTAAAACAGCATGGGTATTTCCAGGGCAAGGTTCGCAAGCAACTGGCATGGGGATGGATTTGTTAGAAATCGACTATGCCAAAGATAAGTTTGCCCAGGCAGAAGAAATTTTAGGTTGGTCTGTTGTTGAAATTTGCCAAAGCGAAGATGATAGCCTGTCGCGCACGCTCTACACCCAGCCTTGTATGTACGTTGTAGAATCTGTTCTTGCTGACTTGTTACGACAACAAGGACGACAACCAGACTTAGTAGCAGGTCATAGCTTAGGAGAATATGCTGCTCTCTACGTTGCTGGCGTGTTTGATTGGTCGTCGGGATTACGCCTAATTAAACGCCGTGCCGAACTGATGGACAGCGTTTCTGGTGGGATGATGGCGGCTTTAATTGGTTTCGATCGCACCCAGCTAGAAACTCAACTGCAACAAATGTCTGATGTTGTCCTGGCAAATGATAATAGCCCAGCTCAGGTCGTAATTTCTGGCACTCCCACTGCCGTGCAAGAGTTGATTGCTAACATCAAAACAAAACGGGCTATGCCCTTAAAAGTATCGGGAGCTTTTCACTCGCCATTTATGGCAGCAGCCGCTAGCGAGTTTCAACAAGTATTAGAAACCGTAACCTTTAACACGGCAACAATTCCAGTTTTATCGAACGTGGAACCAGTGCCAACTGTAGATGCAGCGATTTTAAAAGATCGCCTGACACGCCAAATGACAGGTGGAGTTCGTTGGCGCGAGACAGTTCAACGCTTTGTAGAAGCAGGCGTGCAACAGGTAGTAGAAATTGGTCCAGGTAACGTCCTGACCGGATTAATCAAGCGGACTTCCCCTGACTTAGGTTTAGAAAATATTAGTGGTAAGTCGTAA
- a CDS encoding lysophospholipid acyltransferase family protein codes for MPREREPFASLLLYYLFKYSVVSPMLHAYFRGRIFGAENVPQKGSLVVVSNHASYFDPPLLSACMRRPVAYMAKEELFDVPVLKQAIELYGAYPVSRGAGDRKAIRAALKCLEAGWAIGVYLEGKRTPDGRITDPKRGAALLAAKAQAPLLPVSLWGTEKILMKGSAVPRPVPITVRIGEVIPPPTSTDKEELQAITRQCAAVITTLHELGR; via the coding sequence ATGCCAAGAGAACGCGAACCATTTGCCAGTCTGCTGCTGTACTACCTATTTAAATATTCGGTCGTCAGTCCGATGCTGCACGCTTATTTTCGGGGACGCATTTTTGGCGCGGAAAATGTCCCCCAAAAGGGATCGTTGGTGGTAGTGAGCAATCATGCTAGTTACTTCGATCCGCCACTGCTCTCGGCTTGTATGAGACGACCAGTGGCTTACATGGCAAAAGAAGAGTTGTTTGACGTTCCGGTTTTGAAGCAAGCAATTGAGTTGTACGGTGCTTATCCAGTCAGTCGCGGGGCGGGCGATCGCAAGGCTATTCGTGCTGCACTAAAATGTTTAGAAGCAGGCTGGGCGATTGGTGTCTATTTAGAGGGAAAGCGCACGCCTGACGGACGCATTACCGATCCCAAACGCGGAGCCGCATTACTCGCAGCCAAAGCTCAAGCTCCACTTTTACCCGTCAGCCTGTGGGGAACTGAAAAAATTTTAATGAAAGGTTCTGCCGTTCCCCGTCCCGTCCCAATCACCGTAAGAATTGGCGAAGTCATTCCCCCTCCTACTTCCACTGACAAGGAAGAATTACAAGCCATCACGCGACAGTGTGCTGCCGTGATTACTACGCTACACGAATTGGGAAGATAA
- a CDS encoding DUF2288 domain-containing protein — protein MEDLRTELAESLDRAEWEWLIPHAMRDALVVVAPQLDILDVGVAIANDNVTAVQHWIGEALIAKPSTHQLSDWNSDRAKQFNTLIVQPYVLVQELSAA, from the coding sequence ATGGAAGATTTAAGAACAGAACTGGCAGAAAGTTTAGATAGAGCTGAGTGGGAGTGGTTAATTCCTCATGCGATGCGAGATGCATTGGTAGTTGTTGCACCACAGCTCGATATTCTTGATGTTGGAGTGGCGATCGCGAATGATAACGTAACTGCGGTACAACATTGGATCGGTGAAGCATTGATTGCTAAGCCTTCTACTCATCAACTTTCTGATTGGAATAGCGATCGCGCTAAGCAGTTCAATACTTTGATCGTCCAGCCATACGTCCTCGTACAAGAGCTATCTGCTGCTTGA